In Garra rufa chromosome 15, GarRuf1.0, whole genome shotgun sequence, a single genomic region encodes these proteins:
- the suv39h1a gene encoding histone-lysine N-methyltransferase SUV39H1-A: protein MAQNLKDCWVSCKLSWEDLQVLCRRHRLVCKQLTVTKNNFNDYEVEYLCNYKKHKGREFFLVKWKGYAQSENTWEPLRNLKCPVLLQQFREDMKAALLQANEPLDSDSLSAPIVSFLLQKAKQRMNLKKWENLMNQTCRHKGRIFVCNEVDLDGPPKNFTYINENKLGKGVDVNSMIVGCECDDCISQPVGGCCPGLMKHRRAYNDSGQVKVMPGVPIYECNSKCRCGPDCANRVVQKGIQYDLRIFKTANGRGWGVRTLQRIYKNSFVMEYLGEIITTEEAERRGVAYDKQGVTYLFDLDYVDDIYTIDAAYYGNISHFVNHSCDPNLQVYNVFIDNLDERLPRIAFFAKRGIKAGEELTFDYKMTVDPIDAESSKMDSEFSRAGIEGSPVKRIRMECKCGVKNCRKYLF from the exons ATGGCGCAAAATTTGAAAG ATTGCTGGGTGTCCTGTAAACTTTCATGGGAGGACCTCCAGGTTCTGTGTCGGAGACACAGACTTGTTTGCAAGCAGCTGACTGTGACAAAGAACAATTTTAATGACTATGAAGTGGAGTATCTGTGTAACTACAAAAAACACAAG GGTCGGGAGTTCTTCCTGGTAAAGTGGAAAGGCTACGCACAGTCAGAAAACACATGGGAGCCTCTCAGAAATCTTAAATGCCCTGTACTCTTACAACAATTCCGAGAAGACATGAAGGCGGCTCTGCTTCAGGCCAACGAACCACTTGATTCAGACTCTTTGAGTGCCCCTATTGTCTCCTTCCTTCTCCAGAAGGCCAAGCAGCGTATGAACCTTAAAAAATGGGAAAACCTCATGAACCAGACCTGCAGGCACAAGGGCCGCATATTTGTCTGTAATGAGGTCGACCTAGATGGGCCTCCTAAGAACTTCACCTACATTAATGAGAATAAGTTAGGGAAAGGAGTGGATGTGAATTCAATGATAGTGGGCTGTGAATGTGACGACTGCATATCTCAACCAGTTGGCGGCTGCTGTCCAGGGCTGATGAAGCATCGGAGGGCATATAATGACAGCGGACAGGTGAAAGTGATGCCTGGTGTGCCCATCTACGAGTGTAACTCCAAGTGCCGATGTGGGCCAGACTGTGCAAATAGGGTTGTGCAAAAAGGTATTCAGTATGATCTACGCATCTTCAAAACAGCCAATGGCAGAGGGTGGGGAGTACGGACGCTGCAGAGGATTTACAAAAACAGCTTCGTTATGGAGTATCTTGGAGAG ATTATCACAACAGAGGAAGCAGAGAGGAGAGGAGTGGCGTATGATAAGCAGGGTGTCACCTACCTGTTTGATCTGGACTATGTGGATGACATCTACACCATCGATGCGGCTTATTATGGAAACATCTCTCACTTTGTCAACCACAGC TGCGATCCAAACTTGCAGGTGTATAATGTTTTTATTGACAACTTAGATGAGCGACTTCCTAGAATTGCTTTTTTTGCTAAACGAGGGATCAAAGCTGGAGAAGAGCTCACTTTTGACTACAAGATGACTG TTGATCCAATTGATGCAGAGAGTTCAAAAATGGACTCAGAATTTAGTCGGGCTGGAATTGAAGGATCACCCGTCAAACGGATCCGTATGGAGTGCAAGTGTGGAGTAAAGAACTGCCGGAAATATCTGTTTTAA
- the LOC141287109 gene encoding organic solute transporter subunit alpha, translating to MGKADNCTFMGGGIPLSSEFFKVIKNDLWLFLLPAVFAVLLLALFMEEIGFFLRHVPSQRRRRLSLWILGIYPVFGMTSIIALYVPRSSSLCNFIASLYHNITLFKFMGLIKDFFGGKTRMLERLAGEQVSPNPFPCCCCCCLPLFNINKTSVGWMMAAVLQLSVVRTVLFFVTLVLWTDERYDYGDVNSANLNMYVNAIIAVSTFLSFYGYLLFYTATKRALPGYGLRAKFICIIVILVLCGLQSGILETLGALNVIPCTPPFSDLFRSQLIYHYSVIVEMFCISLFAHHTFRKVEPCHDESEEIEVDVITALNEKAIQTEDELPIAVQLSSREDDPCHSNFGYNSDSEDSLCKIEHAPLDRFPFPLQHTLQTAANTEKVHTIPPEVSVSVERPTITVSAEINHVNNGDVTVV from the exons ATGGGGAAGGCGGACAACTGCACGTTCATGGGAGGTGGGATCCCTCTGTCATCAGAGTTCTTTAAAG TGATCAAGAATGATCTCTGGCTGTTCCTTCTTCCTGCTGTGTTTGCTGTGCTTCTGCTTGCTCTCTTCATGGAGGAGATCGGCTTCTTTCTGCGTCATGTCCCTTCTCAGCGTCGTAGACGTCTCAGCCTGTGGATCCTGGGAATATATCCA GTCTTCGGGATGACGTCTATCATTGCGCTGTATGTTCCACGCTCCTCATCTCTGTGCAATTTCATTGCATCTCT ATATCACAACATTACACTCTTTAAGTTCATGGGTCTTATCAAAGACTTCTTTGGTGGAAAGACTCGCATGCTGGAGAGGTTAGCAGGGGAGCAGGTGTCTCCAAACCCCTTCCcttgctgttgctgctgctgtcTTCCTCTCTTTAACATCAACAA GACCAGCGTGGGTTGGATGAtggctgctgttcttcagctTTCTGTGGTCAGAACAGTCCTATTCTTCGTCACTCTTGTTCTCTGGACTGATGAGCGATATGACTACGGGGAT GTGAATTCAGCTAATCTCAACATGTATGTCAATGCCATCATTGCTGTATCCACATTTCTGTCCTTCTATGGCTACTTGCTGTTTTATACAGCCACAAAAAGGGCATTGCCTGGATATGGTCTTCGAGCCAAATTTATTTGCATCATTGTCATCCTGGTCCTTTGTGGACTACAGAGTGGAATTCTGGAGACCTTGGGTGCGCTGAATGTCATCCCCTGCACTCCTCCATTCTCTGACCTGTTTCGGTCTCAAT TAATCTACCACTATTCTGTAATTGTGGAGATGTTCTGCATCAGCCTCTTTGCACATCACACATTCCGGAAGGTTGAACCATGTCATGACGAGAGTGAAGAAATCGAAGTTGATGTCATAACAGCTCTCAATGAAAAGGCAATTCAGACAGAAGATGAGCTGCCAATTGCTGTGCAGCTCTCCTCTCGTGAAGACGATCCATGCCATTCTAACTTTGGCTACAATAGCGACAGTGAAGACAGCCTCTGTAAAATTGAACACGCACCACTGGACCGCTTCCCCTTCCCCTTACAGCACACACTGCAAACTGCAGCAAACACTGAGAAAGTGCATACTATACCACCTGAGGTCTCTGTGAGTGTGGAGCGGCCGACAATTACTGTCAGTGCTGAAATTAACCATGTTAACAATGGTGATGTTACTGTggtatag
- the mapre1a gene encoding microtubule-associated protein RP/EB family member 1a — protein sequence MAVNVFSTSVTSENLSRHDMLTWINESLQMSHAKIEQLCSGAAYCQFMDMLFPSCLPLKKVKFQAKLEHEYIHNFKLLQGSFKKMGVSKIIPVDKLVKGKFQDNFEFVQWFKKFFDANYDGKEYDPVAARQGQESATNQSTVAATANKPRKPTSAPQRAAAAPKSAPRTAPAATRGAGTGGGDEEKGALTQMINDLKATIADMEKERDFYFGKLRNIELICQEKEGEGDPTLQRIVDILYATDDGFVIPEDEGGEPEEF from the exons ATGGCTGTGAACGTGTTCTCGACATCAGTGACAAGTGAAAACCTCAGCCGCCATGACATGCTCACATGGATAAACGAGTCTTTGCAGATGAGCCATGCCAAGATCGAGCAACTGTGCTCAG GTGCTGCTTACTGTCAATTCATGGACATGCTGTTCCCGTCATGTCTCCCACTGAAGAAAGTCAAATTCCAGGCCAAACTTGAGCACGAATACATTCATAACTTCAAACTCCTTCAAGGCAGCTTCAAAAAGATGGGAGTTAGCAAA ATTATTCCTGTTGACAAGCTTGTGAAGGGCAAGTTCCAGGATAACTTTGAGTTTGTACAATGGTTTAAGAAGTTCTTCGATGCAAATTATGATGGCAAGGAATATGATCCGGTGGCAGCTCGACAGGGACAAGAATCGGCCACCAATCAGAGTACAGTTGCAGCTACAGCTAACAAGCCAAGGAAACCCACCTCAG CTCCACAGCGTGCAGCCGCAGCACCTAAATCTGCACCGAGAACAGCTCCAGCTGCAACGCGAGGTGCAGGAACAGGCGGCGGAGACGAAGAGAAAGGAGCACTTACTCAGATG ATAAATGACTTGAAGGCTACTATTGCTGACATGGAAAAGGAAAGGGATTTCTACTTCGGCAAACTGAGAAACATCGAGCTCATCTGCCAAGAGAAAGAGGGTGAGGGTGATCCTACACTGCAAAGGATTGTGGATATTCTGTATGCCACAGAC GACGGTTTTGTAATTCCAGAGGATGAAGGGGGCGAACCAGAAGAGTTTTGA